GGTGCCGCTGCTGGAGCCGCTGGTGTGCAAGAAAATCGCTCACGAGCGGCTCACTGTGCTGGTCTTCATGAACGACTGCATCATCACGGCGTGTCAGGAAGGACTCATCTGCACGTGGGCCAGACCTGGCAAAACAGTGAGTCGATATGAAAACATAAAGCAATCGTGTAAATATACTGCGCAACTTTGGACaaattggacaaaaagacaaaggtgCAAGACTGAACTtaacaggtttaatttattagtgaTTCTTAATAGCcactgaaataatacatttaaaaaaatggagaaaatgtAGAAAGACTAAAGCTATTTTCGAGTAAAAatcttcatttacattttttttaaatcaaaacattacacattttgatttgaagcaaaaaaaatttttttttttttttttaaatcggaaAAAAGACAAAGATACAAGACTGTGAAATGAAAAggtttaatttaatacttttaatttttaacagccaatgaaataatcataatcataaaaacaatGGAGGAATATAAATTCAACATGCATCTTTAAATCTATTCATTATGTacatagaaacaatatattttccatttattgcaaaatatttaagtaGTTTGAGAGTGTTGCAGTGTTCTTTTGGTGATTTTTCTGCACAATCATGAGTGATGTATGTTTTCACTAGGAATTCTGcttttaaacatgattatttcaaaaaataatttagaataataGAAGCATAAACCATCGATTACATCAcaacaggtctgtctttaaagatTTATAATTTATCAGTTCTTATATGgagacaatctttttttttttcttccaggaaCTCACTGTTGCACTGTATTGCAATTAACCAGTACATTAATTtgctatttaatataaatatataaagattttatttgaagacaaaaagattcatttaataaaaataaaaatgtaatggtaattgatggtaaaaaaaaaatatatatatttttttttttttctggccagttatttttttttttagatgtagcAAATATGTTGGATGTTGCCAAAAGTCACATCATCACTGCTCACAGTTTAACTCCTGTTTTTCCTGTCTGTGTTTCCACTAGCACCCGTCTCAGCCGCTGTCAGCACAGAACGGAAACTCTCCGAGTGGGACGGTGGTATAGCCGAAGCCTCATTCCCGTGTCTGCATCCAGAGCCGGTCCATCACAGCATTACGATTCACCCGTCCACTGTATCCCCACCAAACCACACGCTTGAGTTGCACACGAACATAAACACACCGGGACCATGATGCAATGATGCAACGCTGCAACGCACCACGACTCTCTCCTGCAGACAGACTGCGAGACTCTTCCGTGCAGAAACCCTGCTGGCTTCTTCTCCGGCTGCATACACTGCAAACGCCACGGCcattttatttcctatttatttatttgatcattgaGACTTCTATTGTACATATTCAGACTACTCTATAATGGCAGAGGACATGTATTGAAATAATGAACtcaaataattaatatatgaaGTTCCTATATTGTACATAGTGACAGATGCATTGAATGTGGATTGACGAGTTCTTGTTCTAGTGTGCTAGTGCTTCATAAGTGGCGATCTGGCTGAGAAAGTGCATCCTTTGCTTTGGCATCGGGCCTGAACTGAGAGTTACGTGCATTTGTTCAACCGCTGGACTCGAGTTTTCCGCTTCATAGATTACAGATGCTACTAGAAGGTGAGGTTAGTGTTGTCTAGAAATGGTGTAAAATGGTAGGCAGGGTATATGAACCGTGAAAATGaggttttatatatttactaagTTTTTGCAAAGCAAACAACTTCCCCGCTGAATGAAATCGGATGTTTGTGCCATTCTCACGTGACTGTTTAGAGCTAGTCCAACCTGAAAGCAGATCTCTTGAAATTTGCCTTGTTGAACGCAagactatggaagcctgtttttgggtacagaataaaaaaaaaataaaaaatggttattgcaactttttatctcacaattctgagaaaaatgcaatatataaactaaaaaaaaaacagaaatgtgacaTAAACAAGAATTCTGTGGcggaaacaaaaaaactaaattgcaaGGTTTAAGAGtcagaattatgaggaaaaaagtcatataaactcagaattcaccAAAAAAGTCAAAGTTACAAGATTTAAACCAAGAATTTGGGAAAAAAgttacaattgtgagatataaagtaaatgttacgagatataaactaagaattaaaaaaaaaaataaaaaatcaagatataaataaaataataaaaaaaaaaaaaatgttacgaGGCGAGATATAATCTAagaattccagaaaaaaaaaaacttaaaaaaacaaaaaataaactcagaaactaaatataaaaactaaaaattaagaaaaaaaagaaaaaggtataaTTGAGTgatataaactaagaattctggaaaaaagttacaattgcgaaatataaactcaggagtataaactttttttttttaaattgtgagatataaactcagaattccccACAAAAAAGTCAGTtacgagatttttttttttaattgtgagatataaactcagaattccccACAAAAAGGTCAGTTACGAGATATAAAccaagaattctgaaaaaaaacaaaaaaaaaaaacttaaaattgagatataaactcagaattccctgcaagatataaactcagaattcccaaaaaagtcaaaattgcaagatgtaaattcagatttaaaaaaaaaataataaaaaaaacagttaaaactgcaagatataaactaagaattacagaaaaaagtcaaaattgcaacaTCTAACCTCAGAATTACAAAAAAGTCAATTCTGAGCAAAAAAAGTTGTAATaaccttttttatcttttttattccGTGACGGAAATGAGCTTCCATACAAGTCGAATGTAATGGAAGGGAGAAACTTCTCTGTTATTTAAGCAGCACATTTACTATTGTAGCACGGAGTAGGCGCTATACCTTACACCTGCTATGCCTCTTGCAAAATTTTGCACATTTACAGGTTGATTTTAGCTCACTGGAGGGACCATTTTCAGGAGCCGGGATCACCGAGAGCCAGTGTGAAGTGTGTTTTTAGGGTTTTGTCCTGCAGACTTCTCAAAAGGACAATGTCATATAATTTCTAGTGACGTCTGTCAATCAGTTAGATTCTTGCCATTAAGCAAATCAGTGCAAACTGcattaacaaacatttctgaCTGCTCCTgtagagaagaaaacaaaatcagtGGATATCACACGTACTGTCAGTCATTACAGTTCGAATTGTCACCAAAACCAGTTTCTCAAGCAAGTTCTGCAATGTTTTGATTTTCTTTAGTGTTCCTGACCGTGAACTTACACCTTAAGGATGGATTATTTTCTCGAAAGCTCTGATTCAAAGCATCTAAATACTCAAACCAACCGGGATAGCATTAAATTTGTTGAAGTTTGTGACAAGCAATATTTGAGGACACTGAGTCTTTCTAGAAGTCTGTGAGGAGTAACACTACGTAAACTGGTCTTTTTGGTGATTGTACTGGTTTAAATGTGGTTTGGCTGCTTTAGTGATCCCGACATGGACGTTTCTTCTCCTAGAGGCAGAACTTTGCTTGTATTTTAGACAAAGGCCAAGCTAATGAACTCATATGTGATCATTCCCACCGAATTACAGAACACTATGTGTGTAAAACAGTGTTTTAGCCCTGACGGTATGTATGCTTAACACTTAGTTCtaattttttatgtcttttttgtaagtgtttattgttttttttaatctcagatATTTTGGGATTTCTGTTTTGTATGGCTGTAGCATTGTGAATGTCTTTGCTGTTAACTGGACAAATGCAAATGGACCAATTAGTGGATGTTGgaatgttttgtgtatttttattgtgcactttttaaACTACTGCTTAAACAATGCCATCCATAAGGTTCATTTTTTTGCTACTTGttttctttgatctttttttGCAAATGCATTCAGTTCTGAAGGATCTTTTGTCTTACTGTAGCGTGTGAATCCTAACAGATGACGGCATCCAAGAACGTCTCGCCTCATCATTGTATGAAAATGGAAGATTTCGGTGTAACTTCCTacacactgctttttttttttcaaatcgaTTATCTTCCACTGCATGTGTTTCCATTTAGCACACGGTTATATGCCTGAGTCTGGTGACGTGGCCAACAATATCACAATATCCAGTTTGTATATGGAAATCTGTTATTAAAACGTCAAATACTCATGCATTGCTTTGTTATTTGTAATCACGTGTATCATCAGTTAacaaatttaaaggaaaaatacaCCTTAATGgtatgaaaatgtgctcactctcaggccatgtgagatcaggatgagtttgtttcttcatcagatttggagaaatgtagcattgcatcattagctggatcctctgcagtgaatgggggaAGACTGAGGGAAGTAAGTGCAACTCAGGTTGTCTGTTAAACGTTTTCAGCTATTGCATGGTTTATTTAACATGCAGAAGATATCGCAACATGTCAGTAGTATGTAGTAACTGCTGAAGTATAAAAACCTCTGTCTTTGGTGAATGTATCAGTGTGGAGTTGTATTTGTAAAGCTGCTCTATCTGCCTCTGGTaagattattaaaaaacacattttaggcaaaacaaaagtaatttgaTTGTGTTTAAGAGTTAGTGCAGTGGTTTTAAATGCGTTGGTTCTTTCACAGATTATCATGACGACTCACCAACAAGAATATCAGGTGAGTTTGAGAAATTCAATTCAGTGTTTATTATAGATTCGCCCTTAATTTACACAATTCTGACTGTCCTACAGACACACAGGAACAGATCCCTACAGGACACATGTAACGGGAAGCTTGAGGATGGAACTGATGATGATTGCAAAGGTGTGGTACAAGTTCACAGTAGATGGAACAACATCCGTAAGTACTCTAGTTTAACTATTAAAATCAGATTACACGATATCACTAGATCTTTTTGAGGAGGATGACACCAACCAGTCTGAttcagaaattaattacaaattagtGTCTTTAAGGCAAGGCACTACAGGTAAAACCTGTTTAGTTGgttacactttatctatttgcgtctaTTGATTCCcattacagtacatactgtatatttagagttatatctccacttcagcagcacttacacacaccaaaacttagagttttatttcTATCAATATACTGAACTTAATTACTTAACTGAATGTtcatataacatataaattaaattaaatcaaaaaacattaaattcaaaaaacaaaacgaaaaaacaCATCTTCAAAACTTCAGCAGCGCTTAcacacaccaaaacttagagttttatttcTATCAATAtactgaaggtttttactgaagggtatttttactatatatcatttacattgattttttttactgaagggtttgttcatcTTTAAAGGTTGCAAGTTGTTCACCACTTCAGCAGCGCTTACatacaacaaaactttttattccCAAATACGTggtacatttgttttatttttccctttctgttctggaaaacagtattttctgatttatgcagtgatgaaaagagaaatccaaaatcccctctttaaaaacctttaactctaatatgtcaaaaaattgaaacaagaattttgaacctgacTTGACccatttctgttctggaaatgtttgcagattagtgcatatttaattagacagtgtctcatttgcatatttaaacatttcataaaactttATCTTTATTCATTCTGATTAATCAACTGAGGAAATATGCTGATATcttattagttaatatttttcCTTATTTGCCTGTACTGTCTTGCCTTAAAACTAATAGTTTTAGTGCAATATCAAGAATTTTAGACTTAGTATGATAATGTGTACAGTGATTCAGgctgttgattgattgattgtgtgtgtgtgtgtgtgtgtgtgtgtgtgtgtgtgtgtgtgtgtgtgtgtgttagtgctgtctctggtgtgtgttttgttgggCATCTCTCTCATAATGATGCTTGATGGCTGCCGGTCCTCCTCTGAGCCGTGGGTTCTGCTCGGTTCTGCTGGAATCCCGATCTGGGACTGGACGTCTGTGTGCGTGGTGATGTCATTCACTGTCCTGCAGGTGGCGCTCTATTATCTACCTGTGGGACAGGTGACAGAAGGCAAGATGGGCTGCGATGGAAAGCGTTTGAAATACAAACTCAACGGTAAGAGAAAATCCCACCTTCGGACCTCAAGCCTTTAATCAAATCAATATGGCAAACTGAATGGGAAGAAtctcaaaataacaaattatttcaaattaatcctGTGGTGGGAAAAATATGCATCTAACCTAAATTCCAGACGTGATCAAATTGTGTATTCAAGGTATTGTACGGGCCATACTAGAAGAAATCAtgaagtttttttctgtttaacactctttattggcatcagtggttccatgacaaaactttaacattcatggaaactctccatttcacaaaaggttctttataatggaaaatggttctttagattattaaaatgtgtccctgcagcacagaagcagtcataagtagcacaggtatatttgtagcaatagacaacaatacattgtatgtgtccaaattatacatttttctattatgccaaaaatcattaggatattaagtaaagatcatgttccatgaagatattttgtagatttcTTACCGTaattatatcaaaacttaatttttgattagtaatatgcattgctaagatcttcatttgaacaactttaaagatgattttctcaatatttagatttttttgctccctcagattccagattttcaaatagttgtatctcagacaaatattgtcctcctaacaaaccatacatcaatggaaagatgatttattcagctttcagattcgaaaaaattgacacttaagaaaaacttaaggttttgtggtccagggtcacaaatgttcttcacactaagaaaaaaaggtttgaagAACTTATTTTGTAAGATGGACATAGGAAGacttttacaatttttatcaCAAGTGCATTCAAAGAATTTTCAATGTCATGAGACaactatttttattacaataaacttTAAGGAATTATTTAGTAAGATGGACCAAGAAACACTTTCTCAACAAAATTGAATCTTTTTTTCTAAGTAGAAAAACTTTGCTCTTTTTggaattaaaaagtatttattgtaTTGTTCGTTTAATGTCGAATCTGTATCTGCCATATATTGACCTATGAAGCTGATATGTGATATGATATGTAATGACTCCTTTTGTAAGCTGGACTCTGATGGTGACACAGGGTTTGGGCGTCTGTTACAGGTCTGCATGCGTTTCTCCTGACTGTGCTTCTGATGCTGGTTCTGTGGTTCGCTGGTGTTCTGCGGGCCGGCGCTGTGATGGACAGCATCTTCTCTCTGGTGACCGCAGCCATGGCCATATCTCTGATCTTCAGCCTCATGCTGTTCCTGTGTCCAATCAGAACACCCTCCTCCGCACACGTGACCTACGACAACACGGGTATGATCCGCACCGCATCTTATCTGCGACgcctgaggtcagaggtcatgtgtgtgtttgtgttgtacagCAAAGCCCCTGCTGGAGTTTGTTCTGGGTCAGAGTATGGATCCTCGTCTGGGCATCATCGACGTCAAGCACTTCGTGATGGTCAGGGTTGGGTTTATCGGCTGGGTGAGTCTGAGGAAATCATGATTCTGCGCTTGTCAAATGAACAGTCACTGATGTCTGTGTTGGTCCTGCAGGCCATGATGGATGTGAATTATCTCCTGACCGCTGTAGAGATGAAGAactcgtctctctctcttctgctcGTCATCATCTTTCAGCTCATTTACATACTGGACTTCCTCATCGATGAGGTCAGCCGGACTAACTGGTTTTTATCGTGTTATTATGGGTCATGTGAGCTGGACTGGATCCTATTCATGAAGCTTTTTGCTGATGACATTAGCAGGGTATAATTGAAAAcgtgttaactgaaataaagctgaaaatatatatatataaatattagatattaaatgtaaatattaaaaaaaagaatgctttggCATCTAactaactaattattattaacatttgtgtaaaatgaaactaagctgaaataaaatctaaacattgcaTTAAAAACTTAATGAAATATTAGAAATGACAACTAACTGAAAACTCAAGCTGcagtaaaactaaaaacaaattaaaacttaacagtaatataaaaaatgctaacaaaattgacaccaaaaatgtaaatattaaaaaaaaactaaattaaatgaatgctttGGCATCTAACTGTAATGCACATTTTATGTACATCTTGCCATTTGCATCCGTGCAGTATCtcaaaatttgcataaaattatGTTGATGTaaacaaagttgtttttatttgacGTGGTTTGTTATTGACTTAAACAGAACAAGTAATGAATTGTATTTCTTGTATCTCTGGACAGGCCTCTGTGCTGACGACCAAAGAGTTCACGGACGAGCCGATCGGGTTCATCATGATTTTGGGCGAGTTCATCTGGATCCCTTTCTTCTCCAGTCTGCCCGTTTACTTCCTGCTTCAGAGGCCCAATCACATCCACTTCCTGTCTGCTGTTCCCATCTGCCTGCTCTTCGGTGACctcacataatataatataatgctaaaTATAATGTTCATCTTATTAACTTTCTCTtgatttccagtacaaatatcgaagctttttaaatcaaaatctaaTAAATATCACCATACCTACCCAGTTGAtggattacattaaaaaaagatatgtttaaatatgcacatgAGGTATCATcttattaaatatgcactaatttacatacatttcaaaaatctgaacactggataaagccgCAAACAGACAGTGTGCAATAAATCAAACACAACacttacattataaatatatactttccacctcccctaaaaaaaaaacttaataaaacccCAAAAACTCAAATTTGACTAGTGCATGAAAATCATGTGCATgtgagtcttgttttctgaaaaactgatcaaaattaagCAAGTTTGTGCTTAAGACAAGAAAAATGTGTATCAACGGCATCAGAAAACTCGCTtgcttttgatcagtttttcagAAAGCAAGACTCAGTATCTGTGTCAGTTTACATCCCgagtaaatgatttaaaatgtttgatattcATAAGAAGTGTTTCACACATGATCCAGTGATTGTTGTAATTCTCAGTGCAGTTTCTGAACAGTTACAGGCTTCCTGATTTATTACCTGTCCAACGAGCAGAAAGATGGCTTCCGCAGAAATCCCAGGGATCCGGCCTACGCTCGTATGTGACCTCTTCTCATCCTCATCCTGCTTTCCTTTATTTCTTCCGCTGTAAACACACCAGCTCATAAATGCATGTCAAGAAAGCTTTGATTCAGGTCCGTGATGATGATGATCTCAGTCTCTCTCAAAGGTCTGAACACGATCCGCAGCCCGGCGGGACGCAGTCTGCTGGTGTCCGGATGGTTCGGATGGGTCCGACACCCCAATTACTCCGGAGACATCCTGATGATGTTTGCCTGGTGTCTGCCGTGCGGTACGCTCCTTCAGATCTGTTTGAAGGTTTTGTGGCAGCAGTGCGTGAGTGATTTACCTGGTTTGTGTCTCACGCAGGGTTCACCAGTGTTTTGCCGTACTTGCCGGTGCTtcagtgttttaatttattgagacAACGAGCCAATGAGATCGAAGAATCCTGTCTGAAGAAGCACAGAGACGCCTGGCGAGAATACTGTCGACGAGTGCCATACAAACTGCTGCCTTACGTCTACTGAACATCTCCCTCATGAGTTATTATTCCTAGCTGTGTGGAAATACAAGTTGAAGTACACGTGCACAACAAAAAGTCATTAAATTAAAGAGCTACTTCTATCTGATTTAACACATGACATTTAGTTTGGTTTGTAGAAATTATGTATTAAGGTGAAATTagagatattaaataataaaataaaccttttttctgTGTAATGTCATAtttgatttccaaaaaaaaaaaagtgtttgaataAAACAACTTGATAGTggattaatttgtatttatattgggtgttaaataatatttgtgtgcGATGTACTTGTTAATGTTGTATTGCATAAACGTGCTGCGACAGTGTAATTATagaattacagaaattaatcTTGAGGTGTTGTtacaatgcaaaaacattcatgtacacaataagtgcattgtatttaattatttattacttaaatgtTAGTATATAGTAATTAAAGACACTTAAAATTGGGTACAAATTTTACTAAAGTATAAagctcaaacaaaaacaaacccaaattcaattttttatcaaatttaaaatttacaaaatgaaaatgttttgatgctaattggaaaaaaagaacaacagaaaaactaaataaacataagTTGTTTACAAAATGTGCAAATTGCAATGATTTTAACAGCAGGACCCACTTTTGTTCCTTCTTCTTGCTGAACTACAGTAGTATTTTGAGACTATTgccaatttaattatttaaaaagctttaaaaacaagtgattgtATGAAATGATTAATTTTGACTATACcaatttttcttctgttttaacTGCCACTTTCTACGTTTATAAGATGTTCTCAAtaaaaatagcctaaataaataaaaccagactTCGTCCTTTAGTAAAAGTGATTGAGAGCTTTTTATATTTGAAACCTTTCCcagtataaaatgtaaatacgAACACTGTAATCTAACATAATTAGACATGTTGCACAGTCACAGTAAATATCCTGATAGAAGGAAATCTATCGCCAAAGTAAtgttaaacattcatttaaactgTAACCTAAAGTGCATGCATGTCCATACTAAGTGTTTGAGTTCTGACTGGCTTTTATTGtagtacaatgacaataaagacacGAGAATAGtgtgttaaatgtaacaaaagccGCTTGAAATTAGGTTTTTATGCTTTGATCAAGTCAAAAAAGCGCAGGGACGCGGGTTGCCAGGTCTTCACAACAAAAACCGCCCAATTgctacacaaaatatttttttgggtgggggtCTTCTGTGGTGGGGTGGGGTTTGGcttatagacttttttttaatttattttttaagtgttgttgGGTTGGTAAAATTCGCATTGGGATCGCACCAACAGTGTTAAACTAGCCCATTAGCGGGGggaaaccgcggacttggcaacactggggTGGATGATGATGATAGACGATCAGCAGTGTTGCCAGGTCTGCTGTTTTCCCGCTGAAATGGGCTTCTTTAACACTGTTGTCGCGGGCTGTTTTTTATGTCCGCGGATTGAAGCAGCGACCCCAGTTACGGGATATACAGCCAATGGAATGCAAATTTTTTCGGGGGAACCCTGTCAAAAAACGTGCATTTTATCCCCGGAACGGGATTTTTTGCCGGGGGAGCCCCCTCGAAATGCCATTGGTCTAGTTTTGTATAGAATTTGGGCGGTTTtggtgaaaacctggcaaccctgagtCCCTGACTATCAGCCATTTCACCTCAAACTGTCTTCAAGCAGCAAAAACCCGCCGCAGCGAAATAAACCCTCCCGAAACACCGGACAGGTGAGTCCGCGCGCGACACGCGCTTCGCCCGGTTACCGGTAACAGGAGTCGATGACATTCAGCTCGGTGATGAATATATATCGTGCGCTGAAATCGCTATTAAAGCGTCTCGAGCTGCAATGAGAAAAACGCGTTTTTTGTTTGCTTCCCTTCGATGAAATCAACTCTTTTTGCTCGCAGTAGTTTTTACAAACACTTGCTGGAAGTTTGCGCCACCGCTGTATGTCGCTTAACGTGCTCGGTACACGTTAGAAAGCGTGTCGCTCGCGCTTCGCATGATAAACTGCTATTTTGTTTCTTCTCTCGTATTTCGAGCAGCCATTATGTAATCAGCCTGAGGGGGCGGGGCTGGACGGACACACTAAGCGCTGATTGGCGCGGATAGAGTGAGGCCACGCCCCGACCGCTTATAAATGGGCGGAGAATGTGTTGATTGACTGATGTCACTGAAACCGTGGGAAACCCCGTGAGACCAGCTGAAGCGTGCACGTGATCAAAAccaaaacttaattattttactGAAGTGCACCATCATCTGAATGAGAACAGCACGAAAAgccattatattttcaaa
This portion of the Cyprinus carpio isolate SPL01 chromosome A15, ASM1834038v1, whole genome shotgun sequence genome encodes:
- the si:ch1073-429i10.1 gene encoding delta(14)-sterol reductase TM7SF2 isoform X2 gives rise to the protein MYQCGVVFVKLLYLPLIIMTTHQQEYQTHRNRSLQDTCNGKLEDGTDDDCKGVVQVHSRWNNILLSLVCVLLGISLIMMLDGCRSSSEPWVLLGSAGIPIWDWTSVCVVMSFTVLQVALYYLPVGQVTEGKMGCDGKRLKYKLNGLHAFLLTVLLMLVLWFAGVLRAGAVMDSIFSLVTAAMAISLIFSLMLFLCPIRTPSSAHVTYDNTAKPLLEFVLGQSMDPRLGIIDVKHFVMVRVGFIGWAMMDVNYLLTAVEMKNSSLSLLLVIIFQLIYILDFLIDEASVLTTKEFTDEPIGFIMILGEFIWIPFFSSLPVYFLLQRPNHIHFLSAVPICLLFGFLIYYLSNEQKDGFRRNPRDPAYARLNTIRSPAGRSLLVSGWFGWVRHPNYSGDILMMFAWCLPCGFTSVLPYLPVLQCFNLLRQRANEIEESCLKKHRDAWREYCRRVPYKLLPYVY
- the si:ch1073-429i10.1 gene encoding delta(14)-sterol reductase TM7SF2 isoform X1, with the translated sequence MYQCGVVFVKLLYLPLIIMTTHQQEYQTHRNRSLQDTCNGKLEDGTDDDCKGVVQVHSRWNNILLSLVCVLLGISLIMMLDGCRSSSEPWVLLGSAGIPIWDWTSVCVVMSFTVLQVALYYLPVGQVTEGKMGCDGKRLKYKLNGLHAFLLTVLLMLVLWFAGVLRAGAVMDSIFSLVTAAMAISLIFSLMLFLCPIRTPSSAHVTYDNTAKPLLEFVLGQSMDPRLGIIDVKHFVMVRVGFIGWAMMDVNYLLTAVEMKNSSLSLLLVIIFQLIYILDFLIDEASVLTTKEFTDEPIGFIMILGEFIWIPFFSSLPVYFLLQRPNHIHFLSAVPICLLFVTGFLIYYLSNEQKDGFRRNPRDPAYARLNTIRSPAGRSLLVSGWFGWVRHPNYSGDILMMFAWCLPCGFTSVLPYLPVLQCFNLLRQRANEIEESCLKKHRDAWREYCRRVPYKLLPYVY